The genomic stretch AGCTTTTAAAGGAGAAGATAAGAAAAATGGGAAAGGCAGTAATATTTTTAAGGCAGGAAAAGCTTTTAAACATAAGTGGTTATGGAGGTATTTAGATGGAAATAGCTTTGATAGGAATAGGTACAGGTATTCTTGCCCTTATCTTTGCAGCATATTTATTTAGAAATGTACTCAGCTACGAACCAGGAAATGAAAAGATGCAGAAGATTGCTGGAGCTATTCAGCAGGGTGCAATGGCCTATCTAAACAGGCAGTATAAAACTATTGCTGTTTTTGCTATTGGTTTAGCGTTGATTCTGGGAGTGGTAATAAACTGGCAAACTGGCATAGGTTTTATCGTAGGTTCAACCTTTTCAGCTATTGCCGGTTATATAGGAATGAATATGTCTGTGAGAGCCAATGTCAGGACAGCAAATGCTGCTGGCAAAGGAGGCATGGATGAAGCTCTTCCTCTTGCCTTCAAGGGTGGCGCTGTCACAGGTATGAGTGTTGTGGGTCTGGGCCTTCTTGGTATCAGCCTTTTTTACTATTTTTTCAGAAACCCCTTTCTCATTGTGGGCTTTGGCTTTGGAAGCAGTTTGATAAGCCTTTTTGCAAGAATTGGAGGAGGAATCTACACCAAGGCTGCTGATGTTGGTGCAGACCTTGTGGGCAAGATTGAAGCAGGAATACCTGAGGATGACCCCAGAAATCCTGCTGTCATAGCAGATAATGTCGGGGACAATGTTGGAGATTGCGCAGGTATGGGAGCGGATTTATTTGAGACATATGCAGTTACCTCCATAGCTGCAATGCTGTTAGGTTATATACTAATAGGTTCCACTCTGGCTGTTGAGCTTCCTATAGCTCTGGGTGCTGCTGCAATTATTGCCAGTATTATTGGCATCTTCTTTGTACGTTATTCTGATGGGAGCATTATGGGCACACTATATAAGGGTGTAATAGCCAGTGGAGTTATATCAATTGCTTTATTTTATATACTCATAAACTATCTCATGAAAGGAAGTGTTTTAATATACCATGACCCGTACAGAGGAAAAATCATCCTGGGTTCTGGTGATATATTTATAGCAACTCTTGTTGGTATAGGTATTACTATAGCCATGATTGTAATCACAGAGTACTTCACATCCACGAAATACTTCCCTGTACAGAGTATATCAAGAGCTTCGACAACAGGGCCAGCCACAAACATTATCACAGGTATGGCTGTTGGTTTCAAAAGCACTGCTATCCCTGTTCTTATTGTTGGCTTTGGTATACTGGTTAGCTACTCATTCGCGGGCATATACGGTGTGGCTTTAGCTGCCATGGCCATGCTCAGCATAACAGGCATAATAGTTGCTCTTGACTCCTTCGGGCCCATAACAGACAATGCAGGAGGTATAGCTGAGATGGCAGGGCTTTCAGAGGAGGTAAGGAATGTAACAGATGCTCTGGATTCCGTAGGTAATACAACAAAAGCGATTACGAAGGGCTATGCCATAGCAAGTGCTGCTCTGGCAGCCCTTGCCCTTTTTTCTGCATACACTGAAGAGCTTACATCCAGTTCATCACAATTCACACTCAAGAGCTTCAATATAGCTGACCCACATGTGCTTGTAGGACTCCTATTTGGAGGTATGATACCATTCCTCTTTGCAGCCTTTGCTATGGAGGGAGTCGGTGCCACTGCTCATAAAGTAGTAGAAGAGGTAAGAAGACAGTTCAGGGAAATCCCAGGGATTATGGAGGGGAAGGCAGAACCTGAGTATGCAAAATGTGTTGACATAGTAACTGTAGGAGCTCTGAAGAAGATGACCACTCCAGCACTTCTAGCTGTACTCAGTCCACTTGCTGTTGGCTTCATTCTCGGACCTCTTGCCCTCGGTGGGCTACTTATGGGGAGTATAGTATCAGGACTTCTGCTCGCTCTGACCATGTCCAATGGTGGTGCTGCATGGGACAATGCCAAAAAATATATAGAAGAAGGTAACCTTGGAGGAAAAGGCAGTGAGGCTCATAAAGCTGCTATTGTTGGCGATACAGTAGGCGACCCCTACAAAGATACTGCGGGACCTGCCATAAATCCACTGATTAAGGTGATGAACACCATAGCAGTGATTTTCGCTCCGCTGATAGCAAGTCACTTCCTCTTGAAATAAAGGAGGTATAAAAATTTTTAAACTAGCTTTAATGAAAGAACTTATAAGAGTTCCACCAGAGAGATTTGGAAGTCCCCTTGAAGAAGTTATAGAGGACATTCTGAGGAAAGGATATATGTTCAATGAAAGACAGGAGGGTGGTTTTGAAGGAAGGCTTCACCCGGATATGGGAATGATACTCGCAATTTATAAAATCACCAAAATAGGTGAAGGCAAGATAATTCCAGGTGATGGTGCAGCCTACCACAGAACAGAATTTGAGGCTCTTATTTTCTATCCCGAACTTCACGAAATTATCGATGGTGAAGTTGTCGAGGTAGTTGAATTTGGCGCTTTTGCAAGATTTGCAGCCTTTGATGCCCTTGTGCATGTCTCCCAGATTACAGACGACTATATAAGCTACGATAAGAAGAGAGAGGCTCTTATAGGCAAGGAAACCAGAAAGGTTCTTGAAGTGAATGACAGAGTGAGAGCAAGGATTGTTGCAGTAAGCCTGAACCCGGATAAGCAGAAGGAATCCAAGATAAATCTTACAATGAGACAGCCGGGCCTTGGTAAGTTTAAATGGATTGAGGATGAAAAGAAAAAGGCTAAGAATAAGGAGAAGTAAGAATGGCAAAAAAAGAAAAGGCATGCAAGCAGTGCAGGATGATAACTTCAAAAGATACCTGCATATACTGCAATATAAACACATCTGGAGAATGGTTCGGCTTTGTATATATTGTAAATCCAGAGGAATCAGAGATAGCCCAGAAGCTTGGAGTTAAAATTAATGGTAGATATGCATTGAGGATTAGGTGATGGAAGATTTGATTTTACCTGACACTCTGAGGCATTATCTGAGAAAGCCTCTGGGAGAGCTTTTTACAGAAGAAGGTGCAATGGAAAGAATCAAAAAGAGAATTAGAGACTCAAAGGTCATAACAGTAGGAGATGTAGTTTCAAGTGAGGCTGAGAAAGCAGGAATAAAACCCAAAGTGAAGATTATAGACTTCAGAACAAAGAGGAAGAACATTGATAGCCATGAGCCTTCTGGCAGGGTGATAAGGGCAAAGAACCCTCCTGCCCATATCACAAAGGAACTCTGGGATGCAGTGCGTGAGGCTGTTAACTGTGATGATGAAGTTACTATTATTGTCGAAGGTGAAGAAGACCTGGCTGTTCTCCCCGCTGTTATTGAAGCAGATTGGGGCGATTATGTTATATACGGGCAGCCGGAGCAGGGTGTTGTTCTTGTTAGCTGTGGTGACGACTCTAAACTTCATGTCGGTATAATTATAAAGATGATAATGGATAGAAAAGAACTTAAGATATAAGGAGGTTATGTCATGGAGATTGAAATACTTGAAGATAGAAATAATCCTGTTCTACACAGGAGAGAGGTAAGGTTTAAGGTTATTATTCACAAAGGAGCTACACCATCAAGAGTTGAAGTCAGGAATAAGCTTATTGCTATCCTTAGCGCAGATAAGAATGCCTTTATTGTGAAAAAAATAGAGTCCAGCTTTGGAGTAAAAGTTTCTGAAGGTTCCGCAATGGTTTATGAGAACAGAGAAGCAATGCTCAAAATTGAGGCCGAACATCTGCTTAAAAAGAACTTTTCTGAGGGTGAGCTTAAGTCACTCAGAAATAAAGCTACTAAACAGGAGGCTTAGATATGGGTCAGAAATGGAAGTATTACGAAATTAAAGGAGACAAGCTGGAGCGAAAACGTCAGACCTGTCCCAGATGTGGTGATGGAGTTTTTCTTGCAGAACACAGGAATAGGTCCTCCTGTGGCACATGTGGTTATATGGTCTGGAAAAAGAAATGAAGTGTCTTGGTATAGAGGCTACAGCAGAGAAGCTGGGTATTGGAATCGTTAACATTAAGGGCGAAATCCTGGCAAACATTACAAAGTACAAGCCTCTTACCACGGGTATTCATCCCAGAGAGGCTGCCCAGCATCATGCAGATAATATAAAAGACCTGATTAAAGAGACTCTCCAGAAGGCAGAACTCTCCTTTAAAGACATTGACCTGATATCTTTTTCTCAGGGTCCGGGGCTTGGACCATGCTTGAGAGTAGCCGCAGTGGCAGCAAGAACTCTGGCTTTAAAATATTCTTTACCTCTGGTTGGAGTCAATCACTGTGTTGCCCATATAGAAATAGGAAGGCTCAAAACGGAATCCAGAGACCCTCTGACAGTTTATGTTTCAGGAGGTAATACACAGATAACTGCCTTTGTCTCTGGAAGGTACAGAGTTTTTGGCGAGACTCTTGATATAGCTCTAGGTAATCTTATTGACCAGTTTGCCAGAGCAGCAAATCTTGGTAATCCCGGTGGCCCTGTTGTGGAGAAGCTGGCAAGGAAGGGAAACTATATTGAGCTGCCCTATACTGTAAAAGGCATGGATTTATCCTACTCGGGTTTATTAACCGCTGCCAAAAGAGCTCTGAATAGTTATAGTGTAGAGGACGTGTGCTACAGCCTGCAGGAAGTTTCTTTTTCGATGCTTGTCGAAGTCGCAGAGAGAGCTCTTGCACATACAGGCAAGGAAGAGCTTCTCATTGCAGGTGGGGTTGGAGTTAACAGAAGACTTCAGGAAATGCTAAATTCCATGGCCGATGAGAGAGGTTCGGGGTTCTTTACCACGCCTGAAAATTTACTCGGTGACAATGGCGCCATGATAGCCTGGCTTGGAATTCTCGAATATACTCATGGAAAAAGAATGAAGCCTGAGGATAGCTTTGTGATGCAGCGCTGGCGCACTGATGAAGTGGAGGTGCTCTGGCGGTGAAACTCATAGCAAGAGGGGCCGAGGCAGTTATTTTGCTTGACGAAGGGGAGATTATCAAAAAGAGAATAAAAAAGGATTATAGAATACCCCAGATTGATTTAAAACTCAGAAAAAACAGGACAAAACGGGAAGCAAGGCTTCTCTCTCTTGCAAGACAGAACGGGATACCCACACCATTTGTCAGGGATGTAATTCCGGAAGAGTTCACACTCAGAATTTCATATATCGAGGGTGAAAAGCTCAGGAACATTGTAGAAAAACTAAAAAACATTAAGGAGATTTTCCATGAAGTTGGAAACCTTGCCGGTAAAATGCACAGCGGAAATATTATTCACGGCGATTTGACCACATCAAACATGATTCTTTCAAAAGGAAGAATATACCTTATAGATTTTGGCCTTGGTGAAGTTAATGAAAGTATTGAGGCAAAGGGTACAGATATACTTGTTTTCAAGAAATCAGTATGTTCCACACACTTTGAGTATGAAGAAGAGATTCTTGATGCCTTTTTCAGAGGCTATCAGGAAAGTTTTCCTTCCGGTAGCAGAGTAATTGAAAGACTGAAGCTCATGGAAAGAAGAGGGAGGTATTTTTCTGAACGCTGAACTTTATTTTATAACCTCTAATGAGCACAAATTTAATGAGGCAAGAGAGATTCTAAAAGGTATTGAGATTAAGCTTATAAGGAAAAGCTACAGAGAAATTCAGAGTGATACCCTTAAAGAGGTTGCAATTGAAGCTATGAAGGAGATGGAGGGTGACAGAATTTTCATAGAGGACTCAGGTTTATTCGTTGAGGCTCTCAGGGGCTTTCCAGGGGTTTATTCTGCCTATGTATCTAAAACTATTGGTTATAAGGGAATTCTCAGACTTATGAAAGGCGAGGAGAACAGGAAGGCTTATTTTAAATCTGTTGTTTGTCTTAAGCTGAAAGGCGAGATTAAGATTTTCAGAGGAAAGGTTGAAGGCAGAATAGCAGAAAAGGCAAGAGGAAGAGGTGGCTTTGGCTATGACCCGATTTTTATTCCAGAGGGAAGTGACAAAACCTTTGCTGAGGCACCCGAAATTAAAAACATAGCTTCCCATAGAAAGAGAGCTCTTGAGGGTATGAAAGATTTCCTTGAAGAGTTTCAGATTTGACAAAAACATTATTTTATCCTAATACCCTGTACTATCTCCTTTAATTTGGTGTATTAACATGATTATATTTGATATCAATGGTTCGTAAAGTAATCCCGGGAAGTTTAAGACTAAAATTCAAGACAAAGTAATGTTTTACCTAACGAACATTGTTTTTAAGCGCACTCTGTTTATCGGCTTCAGGAGATTGTAACTCAACAAGCAGGCTAATAATAGGAATATAATACCTATTGCCAGATAAAGTGGATTGTGGTAAAGAAGTTCTACTTCTTTTAGCACCGGCGGCTGACCTGGAGTTTCAAGAAATTCTGTAATTATCTTCATATTCTCACCAGACAAATATCTAATAATTTCAAAAATCGATATTACCAAAGAGAGTATAATGGTTGTTAGCGATAAGGTTATTTTGATTTTTCCAGAAGTATCCAACATTCCTCTGCCGGCCTGAGTCAGGGTATAATACACGAACTTTGATTCTGGACGCTCTACTTTGCGACCAGCACACAATGGTTTAATAACTTCAGATGGTCCAGCAGGTTGAGCTCTTTTGATATCTCGCTTAAAGTTTTGTTTCTCTCATTTAAAGTTTTAAGGATTCTTATCCGCGTGTCAGAGGCCAATGTTTTTATAACTTCCCCATCCAAAATGGCTTCTCCCATAGTGTATTTTATCTTGAGGTGTTCAACTTAAATTATTTTGGGTGTGTCAACAGTGGTTAGAATTTATCCCAAGAAACAATAGTTCTGTTATAAAAATAAAAAATAGGAGGATTTATTTCTCTTGAGAAATTCGCCCCAAGTATTTATAAATTCTCTCTGATTTAACTGAACTACTCTCCCCATAGAATTATCTTTCAGTTTCCTTTACAGATAAAGTTTCTGCTATTGAGCAGAGGACATCCGAACCGTCTGGTTCAGAGTATTCCAGAAAATTCATCACTTTTTGTAATTTTTACTCTGGAAACCTTTCTATCTTTTTAATAAGCCTATTCTTCAAGTCAGCGGCAACAGTAAAGGTTCACAGGTCTTTAATTGAAAGCTATTATAATACATAACTGTATATAGTAACATAAATTGGAATCAGAGCTTAAATAGAAATATTTTAGGAGATAAATCTGCCACTTACAACCTTTGTCTACCATTTTTTATATGGCAAAAATTTTCCTGACATTGTAATCTTCACACGGTCTCCGTTGAGATTTTCTTCTTTATCGACATGCAAAGTAAAATCGATAGCACTCATAATCCCATCACCAAATTTTTCATGAATAATTGACTTGAGGGGCATTCCATACACCTGCATTATTTCATAAAATCGATAAACCAGTGGGTCAGTTGGCACCAGAGGACCCAATCCTTTTAATGGGAATTCAGTAAGTGCTTCAGCAATATCGTAATCAAGCTCCAATGCAGATATCAGTTTATCTGCCTCATCTTCAGAAGCACTGGCCTGACGATAAACAACCGCAGCAACCCATACTTCATCACGCCCCACAACTTTTCCAAGGTCTGAGAAACTCAATCCCTTTTCTTTCTTTGCCGCCAGAACCTTTTTAGTAATTTCTGATGGTTCCATACTTATTCCTCCAATATCATATAAAAATATTAACCACTCAATTTTTAATTAATACACATCTGACATTTATAGCTGTATACTTATGTTCTGTTCTTTTAATATTTTTTTATAGTATAGATATGCAAAAAGCCATATAGCAAGCATGAAACCTACAACAAAAACACCTAAAACAGCAAAAT from archaeon BMS3Bbin15 encodes the following:
- a CDS encoding non-canonical purine NTP pyrophosphatase yields the protein MKEMEGDRIFIEDSGLFVEALRGFPGVYSAYVSKTIGYKGILRLMKGEENRKAYFKSVVCLKLKGEIKIFRGKVEGRIAEKARGRGGFGYDPIFIPEGSDKTFAEAPEIKNIASHRKRALEGMKDFLEEFQI
- a CDS encoding DNA-directed RNA polymerase subunit E'', which codes for MAKKEKACKQCRMITSKDTCIYCNINTSGEWFGFVYIVNPEESEIAQKLGVKINGRYALRIR
- the hppA gene encoding putative K(+)-stimulated pyrophosphate-energized sodium pump gives rise to the protein MEIALIGIGTGILALIFAAYLFRNVLSYEPGNEKMQKIAGAIQQGAMAYLNRQYKTIAVFAIGLALILGVVINWQTGIGFIVGSTFSAIAGYIGMNMSVRANVRTANAAGKGGMDEALPLAFKGGAVTGMSVVGLGLLGISLFYYFFRNPFLIVGFGFGSSLISLFARIGGGIYTKAADVGADLVGKIEAGIPEDDPRNPAVIADNVGDNVGDCAGMGADLFETYAVTSIAAMLLGYILIGSTLAVELPIALGAAAIIASIIGIFFVRYSDGSIMGTLYKGVIASGVISIALFYILINYLMKGSVLIYHDPYRGKIILGSGDIFIATLVGIGITIAMIVITEYFTSTKYFPVQSISRASTTGPATNIITGMAVGFKSTAIPVLIVGFGILVSYSFAGIYGVALAAMAMLSITGIIVALDSFGPITDNAGGIAEMAGLSEEVRNVTDALDSVGNTTKAITKGYAIASAALAALALFSAYTEELTSSSSQFTLKSFNIADPHVLVGLLFGGMIPFLFAAFAMEGVGATAHKVVEEVRRQFREIPGIMEGKAEPEYAKCVDIVTVGALKKMTTPALLAVLSPLAVGFILGPLALGGLLMGSIVSGLLLALTMSNGGAAWDNAKKYIEEGNLGGKGSEAHKAAIVGDTVGDPYKDTAGPAINPLIKVMNTIAVIFAPLIASHFLLK
- the tsaD gene encoding tRNA N6-adenosine threonylcarbamoyltransferase; the encoded protein is MWLYGLEKEMKCLGIEATAEKLGIGIVNIKGEILANITKYKPLTTGIHPREAAQHHADNIKDLIKETLQKAELSFKDIDLISFSQGPGLGPCLRVAAVAARTLALKYSLPLVGVNHCVAHIEIGRLKTESRDPLTVYVSGGNTQITAFVSGRYRVFGETLDIALGNLIDQFARAANLGNPGGPVVEKLARKGNYIELPYTVKGMDLSYSGLLTAAKRALNSYSVEDVCYSLQEVSFSMLVEVAERALAHTGKEELLIAGGVGVNRRLQEMLNSMADERGSGFFTTPENLLGDNGAMIAWLGILEYTHGKRMKPEDSFVMQRWRTDEVEVLWR
- a CDS encoding 30S ribosomal protein S24e, which codes for MEIEILEDRNNPVLHRREVRFKVIIHKGATPSRVEVRNKLIAILSADKNAFIVKKIESSFGVKVSEGSAMVYENREAMLKIEAEHLLKKNFSEGELKSLRNKATKQEA
- the cynS gene encoding cyanate hydratase, which translates into the protein MEPSEITKKVLAAKKEKGLSFSDLGKVVGRDEVWVAAVVYRQASASEDEADKLISALELDYDIAEALTEFPLKGLGPLVPTDPLVYRFYEIMQVYGMPLKSIIHEKFGDGIMSAIDFTLHVDKEENLNGDRVKITMSGKFLPYKKW
- the rnr gene encoding ribonuclease R translates to MKELIRVPPERFGSPLEEVIEDILRKGYMFNERQEGGFEGRLHPDMGMILAIYKITKIGEGKIIPGDGAAYHRTEFEALIFYPELHEIIDGEVVEVVEFGAFARFAAFDALVHVSQITDDYISYDKKREALIGKETRKVLEVNDRVRARIVAVSLNPDKQKESKINLTMRQPGLGKFKWIEDEKKKAKNKEK
- a CDS encoding 30S ribosomal protein S27ae, which translates into the protein MGQKWKYYEIKGDKLERKRQTCPRCGDGVFLAEHRNRSSCGTCGYMVWKKK
- a CDS encoding bifunctional UGMP family protein/serine/threonine protein kinase encodes the protein MKLIARGAEAVILLDEGEIIKKRIKKDYRIPQIDLKLRKNRTKREARLLSLARQNGIPTPFVRDVIPEEFTLRISYIEGEKLRNIVEKLKNIKEIFHEVGNLAGKMHSGNIIHGDLTTSNMILSKGRIYLIDFGLGEVNESIEAKGTDILVFKKSVCSTHFEYEEEILDAFFRGYQESFPSGSRVIERLKLMERRGRYFSER